Proteins from a genomic interval of Musa acuminata AAA Group cultivar baxijiao chromosome BXJ1-9, Cavendish_Baxijiao_AAA, whole genome shotgun sequence:
- the LOC103999242 gene encoding ras-related protein RABB1c produces the protein MSYAYLFKYIIIGDTGVGKSCLLLQFTDKRFQPVHDLTIGVEFGARMITIDNKPIKLQIWDTAGQESFRSITRSYYRGAAGALLVYDITRRETFNHLASWLEEARQHANSNMTIMLIGNKCDLAHRRAVSTEEGEQFAKEHGLIFMEASAKTAQNVEEAFISTAATIYKKIQDGVFDVSNESYGIKVGYGGTAAPSGGRDGSSAQAGGCCS, from the exons ATGTCGTACGCGTACCTCTTCAAATACATCATCATCGGCGATACAG GAGTGGGGAAATCATGTCTTCTTCTGCAATTTACGGACAAGCGTTTCCAACCAGTACATGACTTAACAATTGGTGTTGAATTTGGAGCCAGAATGATAACCATTGACAACAAGCCCATCAAGTTGCAGATCTGGGACACG GCAGGTCAGGAATCGTTTAGGTCAATTACCAGATCCTATTATAGAGGTGCAGCTGGTGCACTGCTTGTCTACGACATCACTAG GAGGGAGACATTCAATCATCTTGCAAGCTGGCTGGAAGAAGCAAGGCAACATGCCAATTCTAATATGACAATCATGCTAATTGGTAACAAATGTGACCTGGCTCACAGAAGAGCTGTCAGCACTGAGGAAGGAGAACAATTTGCCAAAGAGCATGGATTAATCTTCATGGAGGCCTCAGCAAAAACTGCACAGAATGTTGAGGAG GCATTTATTAGCACTGCAGCAACAATAtacaaaaaaatccaggatggcgTGTTTGATGTATCAAATGAG TCATATGGAATCAAAGTCGGATATGGAGGAACTGCAGCTCCATCAGGGGGAAGGGATGGGTCCTCAGCTCAAGCTGGTGGTTGCTGCAGTTGA